Proteins encoded within one genomic window of Actinoplanes octamycinicus:
- a CDS encoding YVTN family beta-propeller repeat protein encodes MSGRRLAVVVTVEHHDDPVLRRYAVPSADVRSLAAVLGDPGLGGFEVEFLQDPETWDTYQRLQALCDGRSGADSLLIYFRGILLSGPAGGLYLATPDTVMQRPADTAVDVTRIDALMHRSQAGQIVIVLDGRTGGPVDAGAYFPAARAADARSRVVITAAARPEPPTFAGLLADGIRGGAADRDRDGYIGIDEIFDHLRERDPTARHWIYGSGRQPYIAKVRKPGSDQMAVIAELAAAAAGRDLPHAARSRATLSRMATGNDRVAAAASAALRRTSLRVAETSIAFGRVAPGTQQLTVRVPVTGPPLVATSTVTTSADDLHATLEGDQLRVSWFPTAGRLDGVVTVDGPAGSAQLTVTGEVSDTYAESAPATAFPAPGTTPHGGPGTVPQGAPAVPGQGGLPPHGVPAVPLQPAPAASGQGIPAAFPQGGPALSAEADSPAAPQSPQQAAQPVPAPPRVLPPPPPQWYNGNGTQPPVSGPPAPSGTASQPTSGPPHGQRPEQPTSGPPHGQRQAQPTSGPPHGQWPGQPTSGAPQGPWPGQPSLSAPVDPWPDAPTSSAPTSGASPQFHRPPSGAPVDPWAASADQRQAASGQPQGNPTGQHPEPPPGRAEPAPDQVSRPRYQASPTPYQVPPVTGQVSAPPGQLFHPPGQPFAPPGSSPVPAQRGYSGGPQPTADPDDQVTRPLGPGQTPPPSGVQGQAAPPHGVPGRSAASQGLPGQTASSHHDSAAEPATTPRGPWSGRPQRPATASSGWSDGATEELARPSGTWWAQSPDAGQQSGPAASTTAAAWPSTETPTQRQPEPGSAPAEPPGQRQPEPGSAPAEPPRQHQPEPSSAATETPGQHQPAPGNAATETPGQHQPAPSSAATETPGQHQSAPGGVPTGTPTRQASTTTGVTALPPTQPSGLWPDETSGAGSAPATADWSSAQSSTNDTAPTDETAAVEELSAAPRIVPWPGSYSAEAESSERREARDTDPRERPESRDGDEDEVQFSQPIGVRPYRPAEVGSDTPAQRGPLVDDQQAAADSGTWSAADPASGSSLGPETSGDAIPVAPDAADSTGHRLAPPVDGDQVAPSQPDQAASDPAAVTLPTDIWPGSPAEPATSTQSLGLWPSSPTVSATAASSPKAPTTDAEGLPRSPGTDAEGSLRVPGIGAEGSLRVPAADDHNSPAARATDDDNSPAAPATDGDSPPAARATDDDNSPGLLAAAAGIAAEPDERRPVDDQDAEALRASSGNSTQTWHVSADAESGAEARNESRAGVRPDAGSTRDRWDSVPMDSGSDTVAWQASPADDTEEQHIPSAPHVAEVSAARTLDGDDQSSDESRAATNGAASAAETDSTGRTGSSGSTGDSGGSGSSGGSERAGSGAAAGFAGGFVGSWLAAQSSEKTGSQDDRDTPDAAASAGHHPEPPADEPQPGAPDLATFPPAASQSAPVVATADGDPTGSWPANGSATAGAAPGGPAGPWPGDRVAHDDAIERTPPGTGWPVPAAASDAGDAGHAAQPDPAGPGGSWPADQSRNAPPRLPWEAGSAAAAAGGWPRPASEDRPADPAAGATQSRPGSGSPAWGGHPAPGQAQTPDRGQPGWPGDAGQRSAADETTVPGMAAAAGWPDADDPTRQQGPAIAPGHGAGFGGTAGPGADFGGVAGAVPNSGTASGGSIAGSPSGRVSWDGPDDWTRAGGLAGAPGVAGSPAAPGWQQGQAGQGGWQQGQAGQGGWQPGQAGQGGWQPGQGTNPAWPTSPAGWPNSPSWQQPGGATAPPNGAGSYPEGRPASRRHLRVAGVLLLAMVLAAGAYLGIRYVSGRNDEPVAQPTATAPQQQQPGGGQSAVPTPPTDPARKAPASLAVPVVVDTVKGVGREPEGVVVSPDNGTVYVADQGAKEVFFIGADDKKIASVAVPNTPRFLGLSKDGTKLYVSMFENDFSANGMAVIDTAKRSLIKSVKTGPRPFEPAVAADGRVWLPIHNGARVEIYDGTTLAKVQQISVPPNPHWVDFLPDGTRAFTSDHESSRMSVIDTRTGRVLNNITVGRSPHSVAVTPDGKTVLVTNYDVNTVESYDTTTLKLIKRYSVGKLPQAVMVSADGVHAYVVNEGSDTVSVLNLADKQITATIKVGDSPRVIAISPDGLRLYVTAGRDGAVTVLKAAEE; translated from the coding sequence ATGAGCGGGCGACGACTGGCGGTTGTGGTGACGGTCGAACACCACGACGATCCCGTCCTGCGCAGATACGCGGTGCCGTCGGCGGACGTGCGATCTCTCGCCGCCGTGCTGGGCGATCCCGGTCTGGGCGGGTTCGAGGTGGAGTTCCTGCAGGACCCGGAGACCTGGGACACCTACCAGCGGTTGCAGGCCCTCTGCGACGGCCGGAGCGGCGCCGACAGCCTGCTGATCTATTTCCGCGGCATCCTGCTGTCCGGCCCGGCCGGCGGGCTCTACCTGGCCACTCCGGACACCGTCATGCAGCGCCCGGCCGACACCGCGGTCGACGTGACCAGGATCGACGCGCTGATGCACCGCAGCCAGGCCGGCCAGATCGTGATCGTGCTGGACGGCCGCACCGGTGGCCCGGTCGACGCCGGCGCCTACTTCCCGGCCGCCCGCGCCGCCGACGCCCGCAGCCGCGTGGTGATCACCGCGGCGGCCCGCCCCGAGCCGCCCACCTTCGCCGGCCTGCTCGCCGACGGGATCCGGGGCGGCGCCGCCGACCGCGACCGCGACGGCTACATCGGCATCGACGAGATCTTCGACCACCTGCGGGAACGCGACCCGACCGCCCGCCATTGGATCTACGGTTCCGGCCGCCAGCCGTACATCGCCAAGGTCCGCAAGCCCGGCAGCGACCAGATGGCCGTGATCGCCGAGCTGGCCGCCGCGGCGGCGGGCCGGGACCTGCCGCACGCCGCCCGGTCCCGGGCCACCCTGAGCCGGATGGCCACCGGCAACGACCGGGTCGCCGCCGCCGCTTCCGCGGCGCTCCGCCGCACCTCGCTGCGGGTCGCGGAGACCTCGATCGCTTTCGGCCGCGTCGCCCCGGGCACCCAGCAATTGACGGTACGGGTGCCCGTCACCGGCCCACCGCTGGTCGCCACGTCCACGGTGACGACGTCGGCGGACGACCTGCACGCCACGTTGGAGGGTGACCAGCTGCGGGTCTCGTGGTTCCCCACCGCCGGCCGCCTGGACGGCGTGGTCACCGTCGACGGCCCGGCCGGCTCCGCCCAGCTCACCGTCACCGGCGAGGTCTCGGACACCTACGCCGAGTCCGCACCGGCAACCGCCTTCCCCGCGCCGGGCACCACTCCGCACGGCGGTCCGGGCACCGTCCCCCAGGGTGCCCCGGCAGTTCCCGGGCAGGGCGGTCTTCCGCCGCACGGCGTTCCCGCTGTTCCGCTGCAGCCTGCTCCGGCAGCCTCGGGCCAAGGCATTCCCGCCGCTTTCCCGCAGGGCGGTCCCGCCCTCTCCGCGGAGGCCGACTCCCCCGCAGCGCCGCAATCGCCTCAGCAGGCGGCCCAGCCAGTCCCGGCACCTCCGCGTGTTCTGCCGCCGCCACCCCCGCAGTGGTACAACGGCAACGGCACGCAGCCCCCGGTCTCCGGCCCACCGGCCCCGTCCGGCACGGCGAGCCAGCCCACTTCCGGGCCGCCGCACGGCCAGCGGCCCGAGCAGCCGACTTCCGGGCCGCCGCACGGCCAGCGGCAAGCGCAGCCCACTTCCGGGCCGCCGCACGGCCAGTGGCCCGGGCAGCCCACTTCCGGCGCTCCTCAGGGGCCATGGCCCGGACAGCCGTCGCTGAGCGCCCCGGTCGACCCTTGGCCGGACGCGCCCACCTCCAGCGCTCCTACTTCCGGCGCTTCGCCACAGTTCCACCGGCCGCCCTCCGGCGCCCCGGTGGATCCGTGGGCAGCATCCGCCGACCAGCGACAAGCCGCGTCCGGGCAGCCCCAGGGAAACCCGACCGGCCAGCACCCCGAACCCCCTCCCGGTCGCGCCGAGCCCGCACCCGACCAGGTGTCGCGCCCGCGCTACCAGGCGTCTCCCACGCCTTACCAGGTTCCGCCCGTGACCGGCCAGGTGTCGGCCCCGCCCGGCCAGCTCTTCCACCCGCCCGGCCAGCCCTTCGCCCCGCCCGGCAGCAGTCCCGTGCCCGCTCAGCGCGGCTACTCCGGCGGCCCCCAACCCACAGCCGATCCGGACGACCAGGTCACCCGGCCACTGGGACCGGGTCAGACCCCTCCGCCGAGCGGCGTCCAGGGACAAGCTGCTCCACCGCACGGCGTCCCGGGACGAAGTGCTGCGTCGCAAGGCCTTCCGGGGCAGACCGCCTCTTCGCACCACGACTCCGCGGCGGAGCCGGCAACGACTCCTCGCGGCCCATGGTCGGGTCGGCCGCAACGTCCCGCCACGGCGTCCAGCGGTTGGTCCGACGGTGCCACCGAGGAACTCGCCCGCCCGAGCGGCACCTGGTGGGCCCAGTCCCCCGACGCCGGCCAGCAGTCCGGCCCGGCCGCGTCGACCACCGCCGCGGCGTGGCCATCCACCGAGACCCCCACCCAACGCCAACCCGAGCCCGGCAGCGCACCGGCCGAACCACCGGGCCAACGCCAGCCCGAGCCCGGCAGCGCACCGGCCGAACCACCGCGCCAGCACCAGCCCGAGCCCAGCAGCGCAGCTACCGAAACACCTGGCCAGCACCAGCCTGCGCCCGGCAACGCAGCCACCGAAACACCTGGCCAGCACCAGCCTGCGCCCAGCAGCGCAGCCACCGAAACGCCTGGCCAGCACCAGTCCGCGCCGGGCGGCGTGCCCACCGGAACGCCCACCCGGCAGGCGAGTACCACTACCGGTGTCACGGCACTGCCGCCCACTCAGCCGAGCGGACTCTGGCCCGACGAGACATCTGGCGCCGGCTCCGCCCCGGCGACTGCCGATTGGTCCAGCGCGCAGTCGAGCACGAACGACACCGCGCCCACGGACGAGACCGCAGCCGTGGAGGAGCTTTCCGCGGCTCCACGGATCGTTCCGTGGCCGGGCTCCTATTCCGCTGAGGCAGAATCCTCGGAGCGCCGCGAAGCCCGAGACACCGACCCTCGCGAGCGCCCGGAGTCCCGGGACGGGGACGAGGACGAAGTCCAGTTCAGCCAGCCCATCGGCGTGCGGCCTTATCGTCCGGCCGAGGTCGGCAGCGACACGCCGGCCCAGCGCGGCCCGCTCGTGGACGATCAGCAAGCCGCAGCGGACAGCGGCACGTGGAGCGCTGCCGACCCGGCGTCCGGAAGCAGCCTCGGTCCCGAAACGTCCGGCGACGCCATCCCGGTCGCACCGGACGCAGCCGACTCGACCGGGCATCGCCTGGCGCCTCCGGTCGACGGCGACCAGGTGGCTCCGAGCCAGCCGGATCAGGCGGCCTCGGATCCGGCAGCGGTGACGCTGCCGACGGACATCTGGCCGGGTTCTCCGGCTGAGCCGGCGACCAGCACGCAGAGTCTCGGGCTGTGGCCGAGCTCGCCCACGGTGTCGGCAACCGCCGCCAGCTCGCCCAAGGCACCAACGACCGACGCCGAAGGTCTGCCCAGGTCGCCGGGGACCGACGCTGAAGGCTCGCTCAGGGTGCCGGGGATCGGCGCTGAAGGTTCGCTCAGGGTGCCGGCGGCCGACGATCACAATTCGCCCGCGGCGCGGGCAACCGACGATGACAATTCGCCCGCGGCGCCGGCAACCGACGGTGACAGTCCGCCCGCAGCGCGGGCAACCGACGATGACAATTCGCCCGGGTTGCTGGCGGCCGCTGCTGGCATCGCTGCGGAGCCTGACGAACGGCGACCAGTCGATGATCAGGATGCCGAGGCGCTGCGCGCGAGCTCCGGGAACTCCACGCAGACCTGGCACGTGAGCGCGGACGCCGAATCGGGCGCCGAGGCACGGAACGAATCCCGCGCCGGCGTCCGCCCGGATGCGGGCTCTACCCGCGATCGGTGGGACTCGGTTCCGATGGACTCCGGCAGCGACACCGTGGCGTGGCAAGCCAGTCCGGCCGACGACACGGAAGAGCAGCACATTCCGAGCGCACCCCACGTCGCCGAGGTCTCCGCGGCTCGCACGCTCGACGGCGATGATCAGAGCAGCGACGAGAGCAGGGCCGCCACCAACGGAGCGGCCAGCGCCGCGGAAACCGACAGCACTGGACGCACCGGGAGCAGCGGGAGCACCGGAGACAGCGGAGGCAGCGGGAGCAGCGGCGGATCTGAGCGTGCGGGGAGCGGCGCTGCGGCCGGGTTCGCCGGTGGCTTCGTGGGCAGCTGGCTCGCCGCGCAGTCGTCCGAGAAGACCGGCAGCCAGGATGACCGTGACACACCGGACGCTGCCGCCTCGGCGGGGCATCACCCGGAGCCGCCGGCCGACGAACCACAACCCGGCGCACCCGACCTGGCGACTTTCCCACCGGCGGCGAGTCAGTCGGCGCCGGTGGTCGCGACCGCCGATGGCGACCCGACCGGATCGTGGCCGGCGAACGGATCCGCAACCGCGGGAGCGGCTCCTGGCGGGCCCGCCGGCCCGTGGCCCGGCGACCGCGTCGCGCACGACGACGCGATCGAGCGGACCCCACCCGGAACCGGGTGGCCGGTGCCCGCGGCCGCGAGCGACGCCGGCGACGCGGGCCATGCCGCCCAGCCGGACCCGGCCGGTCCGGGAGGGAGCTGGCCCGCCGACCAGAGCAGGAACGCGCCGCCCAGACTCCCGTGGGAGGCGGGCTCGGCAGCGGCCGCAGCCGGCGGCTGGCCACGCCCCGCCTCGGAAGACCGCCCGGCTGATCCGGCGGCCGGCGCCACCCAGAGCCGGCCCGGATCGGGCTCCCCCGCGTGGGGCGGACATCCCGCGCCGGGTCAGGCTCAGACGCCCGACCGCGGCCAACCCGGCTGGCCCGGCGACGCCGGCCAGCGATCGGCAGCCGACGAGACAACGGTCCCCGGCATGGCAGCCGCCGCCGGGTGGCCGGACGCCGACGACCCCACCCGGCAACAGGGCCCGGCCATCGCTCCGGGACACGGGGCCGGTTTCGGCGGTACGGCCGGACCGGGTGCGGACTTCGGCGGAGTCGCCGGCGCAGTCCCGAACAGCGGGACCGCCAGCGGCGGCAGCATCGCCGGATCGCCGTCGGGGCGGGTGAGCTGGGACGGCCCGGACGACTGGACGCGGGCGGGCGGGCTGGCCGGCGCGCCCGGCGTCGCGGGATCGCCGGCTGCCCCGGGCTGGCAGCAAGGACAGGCCGGACAGGGTGGCTGGCAGCAGGGACAGGCCGGACAGGGTGGCTGGCAGCCGGGACAGGCCGGACAGGGTGGCTGGCAGCCGGGCCAAGGAACGAATCCCGCTTGGCCCACGTCGCCCGCCGGCTGGCCGAACTCGCCGAGCTGGCAGCAGCCCGGCGGCGCGACGGCACCCCCGAACGGCGCCGGCTCCTACCCGGAGGGCCGTCCGGCGTCCCGCCGGCACCTGCGGGTCGCGGGCGTCCTCCTCCTCGCGATGGTGCTGGCGGCCGGGGCGTACCTCGGGATCCGTTACGTGTCCGGCCGGAATGACGAGCCGGTCGCTCAACCGACCGCCACCGCGCCCCAGCAGCAACAGCCCGGCGGAGGCCAGTCGGCAGTCCCCACCCCGCCGACCGATCCGGCGCGGAAGGCGCCGGCGAGCCTTGCCGTCCCGGTCGTGGTCGACACCGTCAAGGGCGTCGGGCGCGAGCCGGAAGGCGTCGTGGTCTCGCCGGACAACGGCACCGTTTACGTCGCTGACCAGGGCGCCAAGGAGGTGTTCTTCATCGGGGCGGACGACAAGAAGATCGCCTCGGTCGCGGTGCCGAACACGCCGCGCTTCCTCGGGCTGTCCAAGGACGGGACGAAGCTTTACGTCTCGATGTTCGAGAACGACTTCAGCGCGAACGGCATGGCGGTCATCGACACCGCCAAGCGCAGCCTGATCAAGTCGGTGAAGACCGGGCCACGTCCCTTCGAACCGGCGGTCGCCGCGGACGGCCGGGTCTGGCTGCCGATCCACAACGGCGCGCGGGTGGAGATCTACGACGGGACCACGCTGGCCAAGGTGCAGCAGATCAGCGTCCCGCCGAATCCGCACTGGGTGGACTTCCTGCCGGACGGCACCCGGGCCTTCACCTCGGACCACGAGTCCAGCCGGATGTCGGTGATCGACACCAGGACCGGGCGGGTGCTGAACAACATCACGGTCGGGCGGTCGCCGCACAGCGTGGCGGTCACCCCGGACGGCAAGACCGTGCTGGTCACCAACTACGACGTGAACACGGTGGAGTCCTACGACACGACGACGCTGAAGCTGATCAAGCGGTACTCGGTCGGCAAGCTGCCACAAGCAGTCATGGTGTCGGCGGACGGTGTGCACGCCTACGTGGTGAACGAGGGCTCGGACACCGTCTCGGTCCTCAACCTGGCCGACAAGCAGATCACCGCCACGATCAAGGTCGGCGACAGCCCGCGGGTGATCGCGATCTCCCCCGACGGCCTGCGTCTTTACGTCACCGCCGGGCGCGACGGCGCGGTCACCGTGCTGAAGGCGGCCGAGGAGTGA
- a CDS encoding DUF389 domain-containing protein: MLHVRVIAPAAVSEKVQHLLAAEEAVTHLVVLPGVAVAPRGDLLEFDVVREGASRLLDQLRDLGLDRDGSIVVERVDAALSAAADRAARRTPGLGVDAVVWHELEHQTGEETELSASFLAFMIIATVIAALGVLLDQPILIVGSMVVGPEFGPLAALCVGLVQRKYRLVRRSLMALGVGFPIGMLVTMLAVWLLTAAGLVDRSMLLADRPLTDFIWRPDALSWVVGFLGGVAGMLSLTSAKAGTLVGVLISVTTVPAAANTAVALAYVIGSREPGRLLAEAGGSALQLVINLTAIVIAGVLTLLVQRHAWRRG; encoded by the coding sequence ATGCTTCACGTACGGGTGATCGCGCCGGCCGCCGTCTCCGAGAAGGTTCAGCACCTGCTCGCTGCCGAGGAGGCGGTCACGCACCTGGTGGTGCTGCCCGGTGTCGCCGTGGCGCCGCGCGGCGACCTGCTGGAGTTCGACGTGGTCCGGGAGGGCGCCAGCCGGCTGCTCGACCAGCTGCGTGACCTCGGCCTGGACCGGGACGGCTCGATCGTGGTGGAGCGCGTCGACGCGGCCCTGAGCGCGGCCGCCGACCGGGCCGCGCGGCGCACCCCGGGGCTGGGCGTCGACGCGGTCGTCTGGCACGAGCTGGAACATCAGACCGGCGAGGAGACCGAGCTGTCCGCCTCGTTCCTGGCCTTCATGATCATCGCGACCGTGATCGCCGCCCTCGGTGTGCTGCTCGACCAGCCGATCCTGATCGTCGGGTCGATGGTGGTCGGTCCCGAGTTCGGGCCGCTCGCGGCGCTCTGCGTCGGCCTGGTGCAACGCAAGTACCGGCTGGTCCGGCGGTCGCTGATGGCCCTGGGCGTGGGCTTCCCGATCGGCATGCTGGTCACCATGCTGGCGGTCTGGCTGCTCACCGCGGCCGGCCTGGTGGACCGGTCGATGCTGCTCGCCGACCGGCCGCTGACCGACTTCATCTGGCGGCCGGACGCGCTGTCCTGGGTGGTCGGTTTCCTCGGCGGGGTCGCCGGGATGCTGTCGCTGACCTCGGCGAAGGCCGGCACCCTGGTGGGCGTGCTGATCTCGGTGACCACGGTGCCGGCCGCGGCCAACACGGCGGTGGCGCTGGCCTACGTGATCGGCAGCCGGGAGCCGGGGCGGCTGCTGGCCGAGGCCGGCGGTTCGGCCCTGCAGCTGGTGATCAACCTGACCGCGATCGTGATCGCCGGGGTGCTCACCCTGCTGGTCCAGCGGCACGCCTGGCGACGCGGCTGA
- a CDS encoding helix-hairpin-helix domain-containing protein, with protein sequence MTEVETVVLPRTEPAAETVVLPAAEPAAETVALPEAEPAASPEAEPVAETVALPEPGAVAEPVEAAEPVVAAEPVEAAEPVVAPEPVVAAEPVEPAAVAEPVGAEAVVATEEPAAAVAAAEPVAAEPVAAETVAVVEEPISEAAEEASPIVEPVGVTEPDDLTKIAGIGPKVAMALAAAGITTYAKLAASDPAELKQAIIASGMRGSASLNTWPEKAKALIG encoded by the coding sequence GTGACCGAGGTGGAGACGGTCGTGCTTCCGCGGACCGAGCCGGCCGCCGAGACCGTCGTCCTTCCCGCGGCCGAGCCGGCCGCCGAGACCGTCGCTCTTCCCGAGGCCGAGCCGGCCGCTTCTCCCGAGGCCGAGCCGGTCGCTGAGACCGTCGCTCTTCCGGAGCCGGGCGCGGTGGCCGAGCCGGTCGAGGCTGCGGAGCCGGTCGTCGCCGCCGAGCCGGTCGAGGCTGCCGAGCCGGTTGTCGCGCCGGAGCCGGTCGTGGCCGCGGAGCCGGTCGAGCCCGCCGCTGTCGCCGAGCCGGTCGGAGCCGAGGCCGTCGTCGCCACCGAGGAGCCCGCCGCGGCCGTCGCCGCCGCCGAGCCGGTCGCCGCCGAGCCGGTCGCCGCCGAGACTGTCGCCGTCGTCGAGGAGCCGATCTCCGAGGCTGCCGAGGAGGCGTCGCCGATCGTCGAGCCGGTCGGGGTCACCGAGCCGGACGACCTCACCAAGATCGCCGGCATCGGCCCGAAGGTCGCCATGGCCCTGGCCGCCGCCGGCATCACCACCTACGCCAAGCTGGCGGCCAGCGACCCGGCCGAGCTCAAGCAGGCGATCATCGCCTCCGGGATGCGCGGCTCGGCGAGCCTGAACACCTGGCCGGAGAAGGCCAAGGCGCTGATCGGCTGA